One part of the Asterias amurensis chromosome 11, ASM3211899v1 genome encodes these proteins:
- the LOC139944529 gene encoding aquaporin-8-like: MSGREVGKHDLDVEDEEREITTFEKYVQSTFAELVGTMFFTFIACLVVTSQDVVAIAFAEGLAMALLCSAFLNISGGIFNPTLTFAVCLSGGISPLLAVLYFCVQICGGLLGAAFVKAVLLQDSYSDIRGGCNKFRGSVPYDKYDSLHELGVSPGTAVIIEALLSLFVYMSYLQANMDNRGKHLTGPLAYGFSITVGILTGMHSSGASFNPARSFGPAVASGYWDEHYIYWAGPTIGGLLAGTFYRFILGDSNKRLIMRD, from the exons ATGAGCGGTCGGGAAGTTGGAAAGCATGATTTGGATGTTGAGGATGAAGAGCGGGAAATAACTACTTTTGAGAAGTATGTCCAGTCAACTTTTGCCGAGTTGGTTGGCACGATGTTCTTTACATTCATCGCTTGCCTGGTGGTCACATCGCAGGATGTTGTAGCTATTGCATTCGCAGAGGGACTGGCCATGGCCCTTCTCTGCTCAGCCTTCCTAAACATCAG cggtgggatatTCAACCCAACGTTGACGTTCGCAGTTTGTCTCTCAGGAGGCATCAGCCCTCTGCTTGCTGTGCTCTACTTCTGTGTGCAGATATGCGGCGGCTTGTTGGGAGCAGCTTTCGTCAAG GCCGTCCTTCTTCAAGACTCCTACAGTGACATTCGCGGAGGTTGCAACAAGTTCCGTGGTAGCGTACCTTACGATAAGTACGACTCGCTCCATGAGCTGGGTGTATCTCCTGGTACAGCGGTCATCATTGAGGCTCTGCTGTCTCTGTTTGTCTACATGTCTTATCTGCAGGCTAACATGGATAACAGAGGCAAGCACCTCACGGGACCACTGGCTTATGGGTTCTCCATCACTGTCGGCATCTTGACTGG AATGCACTCCTCCGGTGCCTCCTTCAACCCTGCCCGGAGTTTCGGACCAGCCGTTGCATCCGGTTATTGGGATGAACACTACATCTACTGGGCCGGACCAACCATCGGTGGGCTATTAGCCGGAACATTCTACAg ATTCATTCTCGGTGACAGCAACAAGCGGCTCATCATGAGAGACTGA